In the Sulfitobacter pacificus genome, one interval contains:
- a CDS encoding molybdenum cofactor synthesis domain-containing protein, protein MLGFDTIVAVDWSGGNDTGATPRKDAIWAAVNRKGLAESPVYLRNRQVAEEWLTALFQAEQTAGRRVLAGFDFPFGYPAGFGAAFTGSDDPLAVWDWLEQRITDTPKENNRFDLAGSLNLKLGSGKGPFWFNGLGRDVSGLARNKKDYANPFNEKRHCENLAKGAFTCWQMGGTGAVGGQMMTGLPVLARLRRQFDVAVWPFQPLDAAIAFVEIWPSLTVGAAPEGEIKDAWQVAEVARQIAALAPERLAEILAVDAPVEGWIFGLGFEDELNTPPLRNDCFALPPGVHWTPVEEALAVLQDRLSPVTGVETLTVPQALGRVLAAPVSALRSNPPLPNTAVDGYGFAGARGAGVHVLPLAQGRAAAGDAPRDLAEGHAVRVLTGAALPLGVDTVVLQEDVQLGDGTIRFSGPVKAGANTRKAGEDVVTGQEILEAGRRVTPADLALMAAVGMREIAVRKPLRVGILSTGDELVEAGETAKAGQIYDANRPMLMGLVTAFGHTCVDLGRAADDREDLRKRLDAASDKVDVILTSGGASAGDEDHMSALLQKAGAMTLWRIAIKPGRPLALGMWNGVPVFGLPGNPVAAMVCTLIFARPAMDVLAGALWSVPQGFDVPAGFTKAKKAGRREYLRARIRDGRAEVFASEGSGRISGLSWAEGLVELPEPATTINIGDPVRYIPYGSFGIGT, encoded by the coding sequence GTGTTAGGCTTTGACACAATTGTTGCGGTGGATTGGTCCGGTGGCAACGACACTGGCGCGACACCACGAAAAGACGCCATTTGGGCGGCTGTAAATAGAAAGGGATTGGCGGAAAGCCCCGTCTATCTGCGTAACCGGCAAGTGGCGGAGGAATGGCTTACTGCCCTGTTTCAGGCAGAGCAGACCGCAGGGCGACGGGTCTTGGCGGGGTTTGACTTTCCATTCGGCTATCCGGCTGGCTTTGGCGCGGCATTTACCGGATCAGATGATCCATTGGCGGTCTGGGATTGGCTGGAACAGCGGATCACCGATACGCCAAAGGAAAATAACCGATTTGATCTGGCAGGATCTCTGAACCTGAAGTTGGGTTCAGGAAAAGGGCCGTTTTGGTTCAATGGCCTAGGGCGCGACGTGTCTGGCCTTGCCCGCAACAAAAAAGACTATGCCAACCCGTTTAATGAGAAACGGCACTGTGAAAACCTGGCTAAAGGCGCGTTTACCTGCTGGCAAATGGGGGGCACCGGGGCCGTTGGTGGTCAGATGATGACGGGCCTGCCTGTATTGGCGCGGTTGCGGCGGCAGTTTGACGTTGCTGTTTGGCCATTTCAGCCGCTTGATGCTGCCATTGCATTTGTTGAAATCTGGCCCTCACTGACCGTTGGGGCGGCCCCAGAAGGCGAGATCAAGGATGCGTGGCAAGTGGCAGAGGTTGCACGACAAATTGCAGCGCTAGCGCCTGAGCGTCTGGCTGAAATACTGGCGGTTGATGCGCCCGTGGAAGGGTGGATATTCGGCCTTGGCTTTGAGGATGAGCTGAACACGCCGCCGCTTCGAAATGATTGTTTTGCCTTGCCACCGGGCGTGCATTGGACCCCTGTGGAGGAGGCACTGGCTGTGCTTCAGGACAGGTTGTCCCCTGTGACAGGGGTTGAAACCCTGACGGTGCCGCAGGCATTGGGGCGTGTTCTGGCGGCCCCGGTTTCGGCGCTTAGATCAAATCCGCCTTTGCCGAATACGGCTGTTGATGGGTATGGGTTTGCCGGTGCGCGCGGCGCAGGTGTACATGTTCTGCCACTGGCACAGGGACGTGCCGCGGCGGGGGATGCGCCCAGAGATCTGGCAGAGGGGCATGCCGTGCGGGTTCTCACAGGGGCGGCACTGCCCTTGGGGGTTGATACCGTCGTGTTGCAAGAAGATGTGCAGCTTGGCGATGGGACAATCCGCTTTTCCGGCCCTGTCAAAGCAGGGGCCAATACCCGAAAAGCGGGTGAAGACGTGGTGACCGGTCAGGAAATTCTTGAAGCAGGTCGGCGGGTTACACCTGCGGATCTTGCACTGATGGCGGCAGTCGGGATGCGCGAAATTGCGGTTCGCAAGCCCTTGCGCGTGGGCATTCTGTCCACCGGTGATGAGCTGGTTGAGGCGGGTGAAACTGCCAAAGCGGGGCAGATTTACGATGCCAACCGGCCGATGCTGATGGGGCTGGTGACGGCGTTTGGACATACCTGTGTCGACCTTGGGCGCGCCGCGGATGATCGCGAGGATCTACGCAAACGGCTAGATGCGGCAAGTGATAAGGTTGATGTGATCCTGACCAGCGGTGGTGCCTCTGCGGGGGATGAGGATCACATGTCGGCGCTCCTGCAAAAGGCGGGGGCAATGACATTGTGGCGGATTGCGATTAAACCGGGCAGGCCCTTGGCCTTGGGTATGTGGAATGGCGTACCGGTCTTCGGCTTGCCGGGAAACCCTGTGGCTGCAATGGTTTGCACTTTGATCTTCGCGCGCCCCGCAATGGATGTCCTGGCCGGCGCTCTGTGGTCTGTACCACAGGGATTTGATGTACCTGCGGGGTTCACCAAGGCGAAAAAGGCAGGGCGGCGCGAATATCTGCGGGCGCGTATCCGCGATGGTCGTGCCGAAGTCTTTGCATCGGAGGGATCGGGGCGGATCAGTGGGCTGTCCTGGGCCGAAGGATTGGTGGAACTGCCCGAGCCTGCCACTACGATCAATATTGGCGATCCGGTGCGCTACATTCCCTACGGTAGTTTTGGGATTGGCACCTAA
- the soxR gene encoding redox-sensitive transcriptional activator SoxR, whose amino-acid sequence MVVKDGLSIGALAARTGLAVSAIRYYEAQGLISPWRNSGGQRRFERADLRRLSFVMIAQQFGFTLPQIKEQLEQLPHGCAPTKSDWVRISHGFRAELDTRIATLTKLRDNLDGCIGCGCLSLDVCALYNPKDRAAQNGTGPRYLMGDSPER is encoded by the coding sequence ATGGTAGTTAAGGATGGGCTGTCGATCGGGGCGCTTGCGGCGCGCACGGGGCTGGCGGTGTCGGCGATCCGCTATTACGAGGCTCAGGGCTTGATCAGCCCTTGGCGCAACAGTGGTGGGCAAAGGCGGTTTGAACGGGCGGACCTGCGGCGTCTGAGCTTTGTTATGATTGCCCAGCAGTTCGGATTTACCTTGCCCCAGATCAAGGAACAGCTGGAGCAACTGCCGCATGGCTGCGCTCCGACCAAAAGTGACTGGGTCAGGATCAGCCATGGGTTCAGGGCCGAACTTGATACGCGGATCGCCACCTTGACCAAGCTGCGCGACAATTTGGACGGGTGCATCGGGTGTGGGTGTCTAAGCCTGGACGTCTGCGCCCTTTACAATCCAAAGGACCGGGCGGCACAGAATGGCACCGGGCCGCGCTATCTGATGGGAGATTCGCCAGAGCGGTAG
- a CDS encoding tetratricopeptide repeat protein — MFRNVLTGAAALLLSGAFIPQAQAQSVAGAYLAGRHAAVQSDYREAARYYAEALARDSSNVELIESTVLSYLSLGRIEKAVPLARVLEQKNQNSQVARMVITADLAQREEYTALLARESDSEGIGPWVDGLVKAWAQVGKGDVTAAMVAFDALSKEAGMQGFVMYHKALALASVGDFEGAEAIFGEAAAGAAGQTRRGVMAHAVVLAQLERHEEALTVLRSSFGEATDPELDQMIAALEAKEPLPFTLVRDAKSGIAEVFFTFAAVLKSETAGDYYVLLYSRVARFLRPDHVDALLLTAGLLENLGQNDLAVEEYKAVPADDPAFHVAELGRADTLRRAGKDDQAVEVLEQLARSHGDLAVVHSTLGDVLRGQDDFTGAIAAYDRAIERTSETARVRWILYYSRGIAYERRGDEAESEANFRAALAINPEQPQVLNYLGYSMVEQNRNLEEALEMIERAVAASPQSGYIVDSLGWVLYRMGRYNEAVAHMERAVELLAVDPVVNDHLGDVYWAVGRQREAEFQWSRALSFIDEGDTDGEADPDRIRRKLDVGLDKVLSEEGAPPLKVANDL; from the coding sequence ATGTTCAGAAATGTCCTTACCGGCGCAGCGGCCCTGCTGTTAAGTGGCGCGTTCATCCCACAGGCGCAGGCCCAATCTGTTGCAGGTGCGTATTTGGCGGGGCGTCATGCTGCGGTGCAATCGGATTACCGCGAGGCGGCCCGTTACTACGCCGAGGCGCTGGCGCGTGACAGTTCAAATGTGGAGCTGATCGAAAGCACGGTCCTGTCATATTTGTCGCTGGGGCGCATTGAAAAGGCTGTGCCTTTGGCCCGTGTGCTGGAACAGAAAAATCAGAACTCACAAGTTGCGCGGATGGTGATCACTGCGGATTTGGCTCAGCGCGAGGAATACACGGCACTTTTGGCGCGCGAGTCCGACAGCGAGGGGATTGGTCCCTGGGTGGATGGTTTGGTCAAGGCATGGGCGCAGGTGGGCAAGGGGGACGTGACCGCTGCCATGGTGGCCTTTGACGCCTTGAGTAAAGAAGCAGGCATGCAGGGGTTTGTGATGTATCACAAGGCCTTGGCTCTGGCATCCGTGGGAGATTTTGAAGGGGCCGAGGCAATTTTCGGGGAGGCAGCAGCCGGTGCTGCGGGCCAGACCCGGCGCGGGGTGATGGCCCATGCGGTTGTGCTGGCGCAGCTGGAGCGTCACGAGGAGGCCCTGACCGTCCTGCGCAGCAGTTTTGGCGAGGCAACGGACCCTGAGCTGGATCAGATGATCGCCGCGCTTGAGGCGAAGGAGCCACTGCCCTTCACCCTTGTGCGTGATGCCAAATCCGGCATTGCAGAGGTGTTTTTTACCTTCGCCGCCGTGCTGAAAAGTGAAACAGCAGGGGATTATTACGTGCTGCTCTATTCCCGCGTGGCACGTTTCCTGCGTCCCGATCATGTGGATGCCCTGTTGCTGACAGCGGGGTTGTTGGAAAACCTTGGTCAGAATGATCTGGCGGTCGAGGAATATAAGGCCGTGCCCGCCGATGATCCGGCATTTCATGTGGCAGAGCTGGGTCGCGCGGATACCTTGCGTCGTGCTGGCAAGGATGATCAGGCGGTTGAGGTGCTGGAACAGCTGGCCCGCAGCCATGGTGACCTTGCCGTGGTGCATTCCACCTTGGGCGATGTGCTGCGCGGGCAGGATGACTTTACCGGAGCCATTGCTGCCTATGACCGGGCCATTGAACGTACTTCGGAAACTGCGCGGGTGCGTTGGATTTTGTATTACTCACGTGGGATTGCCTATGAACGCCGTGGCGACGAAGCGGAATCAGAAGCCAATTTTCGCGCGGCTTTGGCTATCAATCCAGAGCAACCGCAGGTGTTGAACTATCTGGGCTATTCCATGGTTGAGCAGAACCGCAATCTGGAAGAAGCCTTGGAGATGATCGAGCGCGCCGTCGCGGCCAGCCCGCAATCCGGCTATATTGTCGATTCACTCGGGTGGGTGCTGTACCGGATGGGTCGCTATAACGAGGCGGTGGCGCATATGGAGCGCGCGGTGGAGCTGCTGGCGGTGGATCCGGTGGTGAATGATCACCTTGGCGATGTTTATTGGGCGGTGGGTCGTCAACGCGAGGCAGAGTTTCAGTGGAGTCGTGCGCTTTCCTTTATTGATGAAGGGGATACGGACGGCGAGGCCGATCCCGACCGTATCCGGCGCAAGTTGGATGTGGGGCTGGACAAGGTGCTGTCAGAGGAAGGTGCGCCCCCGTTGAAGGTGGCCAATGACCTCTGA
- the mobB gene encoding molybdopterin-guanine dinucleotide biosynthesis protein B gives MRLYGIVGWKNAGKTGLMERLVTEITGRGFSVSTVKHAHHSFDVDHPGKDSFRHRAAGATEVLLASRNRFALMHELRDEEEPSLTELLTRLSAVDLLLVEGYKRDAHPKVEAHRSVTGNPLIAPKDSTIRAVASDTPLDLSIPVFDLNNTVQIADFILAEVGLC, from the coding sequence ATGAGGCTTTACGGGATTGTCGGATGGAAAAACGCGGGCAAAACCGGCTTGATGGAGCGTCTTGTGACAGAAATCACCGGTCGGGGGTTTTCCGTCTCGACCGTCAAACATGCGCATCATTCCTTTGACGTTGATCACCCCGGCAAGGACAGTTTTCGCCATCGCGCGGCTGGAGCCACTGAAGTGCTGCTGGCCTCGCGCAATCGCTTTGCCCTGATGCATGAGCTGCGCGATGAAGAAGAACCGAGTTTGACAGAGCTTTTGACGCGGCTTAGCGCGGTCGATCTGTTGTTGGTTGAAGGCTATAAACGCGATGCCCACCCCAAGGTTGAGGCGCATCGCAGCGTCACCGGAAACCCCTTGATTGCACCAAAGGATTCCACAATCCGGGCTGTGGCCAGCGACACGCCGCTGGATCTGTCTATTCCAGTGTTTGACTTGAACAACACGGTGCAAATTGCTGATTTCATTCTGGCAGAGGTGGGGCTGTGTTAG
- the greA gene encoding transcription elongation factor GreA — MEKIPMTRAGHTALETELKQLKTVERPAIIKAIAEAREHGDLSENAEYHSAKEKQSFIEGRVKELEGAISLADVIDPAKLSGSIKFGALVTLVDEDTDEEKTYQIVGEYEAKIEDGLLNIKSPIARALIGKEEGDSVEVRTPGGVKSYEVLKIVYA, encoded by the coding sequence ATGGAAAAGATTCCAATGACCCGCGCCGGGCACACCGCCCTTGAGACGGAACTGAAACAGCTGAAAACTGTCGAGCGCCCCGCCATCATCAAGGCGATTGCCGAAGCACGCGAACATGGCGACCTGTCCGAAAATGCCGAATACCATTCCGCCAAGGAAAAGCAGTCATTTATCGAAGGCCGCGTGAAGGAATTGGAAGGGGCAATTTCACTGGCTGATGTGATTGATCCGGCCAAACTGTCCGGTTCCATCAAGTTCGGCGCGCTTGTCACACTGGTGGATGAGGACACAGACGAGGAAAAAACCTATCAGATTGTTGGTGAATACGAAGCCAAGATCGAGGACGGGTTGCTCAACATCAAATCCCCCATCGCCCGTGCCCTGATCGGCAAGGAAGAGGGTGACAGCGTCGAGGTACGCACGCCCGGCGGTGTCAAATCTTATGAGGTGCTCAAGATCGTCTATGCCTGA
- a CDS encoding electron transfer flavoprotein-ubiquinone oxidoreductase codes for MAEIEREAMEYDVVIVGAGPAGLSAAIRLKQLDADCNVVVLEKGSEVGAHILSGAVLDPCGLDKLIPEWKAKGAPLNVPVKEDNFYALGEAGKMRLPNFIMPPLMNNHGNYIVSMGNVCRWMAEQAEELGVEIFPGMSCSEIVYGENGEVKGVVAGEFGKNADGSQGDGYEPGMELHGKYVFLSEGVRGSLSKQVIAKYNLDADCDVPKFGLGMKEIWEIDPAKHNEGEVTHTMGWPLGTKNTGGTFIYHLDNNQVYVGMIVDLNYKNPHLYPYMEFQRFKHHPMVSKLLEGGKRVAYGARAVTKGGIQSIPKSAFPGGALLGCSAGLVNLPRIKGNHNAMLSGIAAAEAAMDAIKADRSGDVLEGYDTELRSGAVGKDLKKVRNVAPLNGRYGLLGGLAIGGFDMWCNTFGFSLLGTLKHGKSDAESTEPASQHKVIDYPKPDGKLSFDRLTNVAFSFTNHEESQPAHLTLKDASVPVDVNLPKFAGPSARYCPAGVYEFVGEGADQKFQINFQNCVHCKTCDIKDPSQNIVWTTPQGGDGPNYPNM; via the coding sequence ATGGCCGAGATCGAGCGTGAAGCAATGGAATATGATGTCGTCATCGTCGGTGCGGGGCCTGCGGGCCTGTCTGCGGCGATCCGGCTCAAACAGCTTGATGCAGATTGCAACGTTGTTGTGCTTGAAAAAGGTTCCGAAGTGGGCGCGCATATCCTGTCCGGTGCTGTGCTTGATCCCTGCGGCCTGGACAAGCTGATCCCCGAGTGGAAGGCGAAAGGCGCGCCGCTGAATGTGCCGGTAAAAGAAGATAACTTCTATGCACTTGGCGAAGCGGGCAAAATGCGCCTGCCTAATTTTATCATGCCGCCGCTGATGAACAACCACGGCAATTACATCGTGTCGATGGGCAATGTCTGTCGCTGGATGGCGGAGCAGGCCGAAGAGCTGGGCGTCGAGATTTTTCCCGGCATGTCATGTTCCGAAATCGTCTATGGCGAAAATGGCGAAGTCAAAGGTGTGGTTGCCGGTGAGTTTGGCAAGAATGCGGATGGCAGCCAGGGTGACGGCTATGAGCCGGGGATGGAACTGCACGGGAAATATGTTTTCCTTTCCGAGGGGGTGCGCGGCAGCCTGAGTAAACAGGTGATTGCAAAGTACAACCTTGATGCCGATTGTGACGTGCCGAAGTTTGGTCTTGGTATGAAAGAGATTTGGGAAATCGATCCGGCCAAGCATAACGAAGGTGAAGTTACCCACACGATGGGCTGGCCGCTGGGCACCAAGAACACCGGTGGGACGTTCATCTATCACCTTGATAACAATCAAGTTTACGTCGGCATGATCGTCGATCTGAATTACAAGAACCCGCATCTCTATCCCTACATGGAGTTCCAGCGTTTCAAACATCATCCGATGGTCTCCAAGCTGCTAGAGGGCGGTAAACGCGTCGCTTATGGTGCGCGGGCGGTGACCAAAGGCGGCATTCAATCCATTCCGAAGTCCGCCTTTCCAGGGGGTGCTTTGCTGGGCTGTTCCGCCGGGTTGGTGAACCTGCCGCGGATCAAGGGCAATCACAACGCGATGTTGTCCGGCATCGCTGCAGCTGAGGCGGCGATGGACGCGATCAAGGCTGACCGCAGTGGGGATGTGCTGGAAGGTTATGATACTGAATTGCGCAGCGGTGCGGTTGGTAAAGACCTGAAAAAAGTGCGCAACGTTGCGCCACTGAATGGCCGCTACGGGCTGTTGGGGGGGCTGGCGATTGGCGGCTTTGACATGTGGTGCAACACCTTTGGCTTCTCTTTGCTGGGCACCCTGAAGCATGGCAAATCCGACGCGGAATCGACAGAACCCGCGTCCCAGCACAAGGTTATTGACTACCCCAAGCCTGACGGGAAACTCAGCTTTGACCGTCTGACCAATGTGGCGTTTTCATTTACCAACCACGAGGAAAGCCAGCCTGCGCATCTGACGTTGAAAGACGCCTCTGTTCCGGTTGACGTCAATCTGCCAAAGTTCGCCGGCCCCTCTGCGCGCTATTGTCCTGCCGGGGTCTATGAGTTTGTTGGCGAAGGCGCGGATCAGAAGTTCCAGATCAACTTCCAGAACTGTGTGCATTGCAAGACATGTGATATCAAGGATCCAAGCCAGAACATCGTCTGGACCACGCCACAGGGTGGTGATGGGCCGAACTATCCAAATATGTGA
- a CDS encoding tRNA1(Val) (adenine(37)-N6)-methyltransferase — protein MRKDEDADLTCDAFLGGQLHLLQPRQGYRAGLDAVLLSACVQAEKGQRVLELGCGVGAAILCLGTRVQGLALTGVERDPRFAALARRNGADSLEVVEADLAALPLSLRQRQFDHVLANPPYFDRRASVASDDPAREAAHGAETPLAKWVKTAAKRLAPKGYAHFIHLTERLPDVLAALPHEMGSVHVLPLAARAGRAPDRFILRARKNGRGAFKLLAPLVLHEGQRHVKDGESYSAMVKSVLRDGKPLIF, from the coding sequence ATGCGCAAAGACGAAGATGCCGATCTGACATGTGACGCCTTTCTGGGTGGGCAGCTTCATCTGCTTCAACCCCGGCAGGGGTATCGCGCGGGCCTTGATGCGGTTTTGTTAAGTGCTTGTGTTCAAGCGGAAAAAGGACAGCGGGTGCTGGAATTGGGGTGCGGCGTCGGGGCGGCGATCCTCTGTCTGGGGACCCGCGTTCAAGGGCTTGCCCTGACCGGGGTTGAGCGGGATCCGCGTTTTGCCGCGCTGGCCCGCCGCAATGGCGCGGATTCGCTTGAGGTGGTAGAGGCTGATCTGGCCGCGCTGCCGCTTTCGTTACGTCAGCGACAATTTGACCATGTTCTTGCGAATCCTCCTTACTTTGACCGGCGGGCCTCTGTCGCCTCGGATGATCCCGCACGGGAGGCGGCACATGGCGCTGAAACACCTTTGGCAAAATGGGTTAAAACCGCTGCGAAGCGACTGGCCCCAAAGGGATATGCGCATTTTATCCATCTGACAGAACGCCTGCCGGATGTCCTTGCGGCGTTGCCTCATGAAATGGGCAGTGTTCATGTATTGCCACTTGCTGCGCGGGCAGGGCGCGCACCGGATCGGTTTATCCTGCGGGCGCGTAAAAACGGGCGCGGGGCGTTCAAGCTGCTTGCACCGCTTGTTCTGCATGAGGGGCAGCGTCACGTCAAAGACGGGGAAAGCTATTCAGCTATGGTGAAATCGGTC
- a CDS encoding VOC family protein, which yields MNAVLEHANFTVTDPQATAGWMEQLFGWHIRWQGDAMAGGHTVHVGSDTQYIALYTPGEDIFVKGINYTQVGCLNHIAVVVEDLDAMEKAVIAQGFKTSNHADYEPGRRFYFHDTDGIEFEVVQY from the coding sequence ATGAACGCCGTTCTGGAACACGCCAATTTCACAGTCACAGACCCACAGGCAACCGCAGGCTGGATGGAACAGCTTTTTGGCTGGCACATTCGCTGGCAAGGGGACGCCATGGCGGGCGGCCATACTGTCCATGTCGGCAGCGACACACAATACATTGCCCTTTACACCCCCGGCGAAGACATATTTGTGAAGGGAATAAACTATACCCAGGTCGGCTGTCTGAACCATATCGCGGTGGTTGTTGAAGACCTTGATGCAATGGAGAAAGCGGTCATCGCACAGGGTTTCAAGACCAGTAACCACGCCGATTATGAACCCGGCCGCCGGTTCTACTTCCACGATACAGACGGCATCGAGTTTGAAGTTGTGCAATACTGA
- a CDS encoding DUF2007 domain-containing protein → MKELLRTTDMTVIAFAQALLEGEDIACFAMDVNMSVLEGGIGIFPRRLMVHPDNHGAAERVLLDNGIPLGL, encoded by the coding sequence ATGAAGGAACTTTTACGCACAACAGACATGACGGTAATCGCCTTTGCCCAAGCCCTTCTTGAGGGGGAGGATATAGCCTGCTTCGCGATGGACGTAAACATGAGCGTCCTTGAAGGTGGCATCGGTATTTTCCCGCGCCGGTTGATGGTGCATCCTGACAATCACGGTGCGGCTGAACGTGTGTTGCTGGACAACGGCATCCCCCTCGGATTGTAG
- a CDS encoding 4-(cytidine 5'-diphospho)-2-C-methyl-D-erythritol kinase — protein sequence MTSEVFAPAKINLTLHVTGQRADGYHLLDSLVVFADVGDRLWFEAGPELSMDVSGPFAQGVPVDQRNLVWQAVELADWTGRITLEKNLPHGAGIGGGSTDAAATLNALGGVAQAATLGADVPVCLRRAATRMRGIGDHLEVADDLPQCWAVLIWPSVGVATPHIFKHLEKKDNLAMPEGLPKFQSHTQMITWLRGMRNDLQATCAALVPEVSEALTALAACDGLGLARMSGSGSTCFGLFETQGQADAAARKIAASHPEWWVKPCVLGDAS from the coding sequence ATGACCTCTGAGGTCTTTGCTCCGGCCAAGATCAACCTGACGCTTCATGTCACTGGCCAACGGGCAGACGGCTACCACCTGCTTGATTCGCTTGTGGTTTTTGCGGATGTTGGCGACCGGTTGTGGTTCGAGGCGGGGCCGGAACTTTCGATGGATGTGTCTGGCCCCTTTGCGCAGGGGGTGCCGGTGGATCAGCGCAATCTGGTCTGGCAAGCGGTAGAGCTGGCCGATTGGACGGGGCGGATCACCTTGGAAAAGAACCTGCCGCACGGCGCCGGGATCGGCGGCGGATCGACGGATGCCGCCGCAACCCTGAATGCCTTGGGAGGTGTGGCACAGGCTGCGACCTTGGGCGCGGATGTGCCGGTTTGCCTCAGACGGGCAGCAACGCGGATGCGCGGCATCGGGGATCATTTGGAGGTGGCGGATGATCTGCCGCAATGCTGGGCCGTTCTGATCTGGCCTAGTGTTGGCGTTGCAACGCCGCATATTTTCAAGCATCTGGAAAAGAAAGACAATTTGGCAATGCCGGAAGGCTTACCAAAGTTTCAAAGTCACACACAGATGATCACATGGCTGCGCGGAATGCGCAACGACCTGCAAGCGACCTGCGCGGCGTTGGTGCCGGAAGTCTCTGAGGCATTAACGGCGCTGGCGGCATGTGACGGGCTGGGGCTGGCTCGGATGTCTGGCTCTGGCTCGACCTGCTTCGGGCTTTTTGAAACCCAAGGGCAAGCTGACGCTGCCGCACGGAAAATCGCAGCGTCACATCCCGAATGGTGGGTGAAACCCTGCGTGCTTGGGGATGCTAGCTGA
- a CDS encoding polyprenyl synthetase family protein translates to MNVDTIAKPHERLAAYLTKDMAAVSTLIRERMASKHAPRIPEVTAHLVEAGGKRLRPMLTLAAARMCGYDGPYHVHLAATVEFIHTATLLHDDVVDESEQRRGRPTANLLWDNQSSVLVGDYLFARSFQLMTEPGSMQVMQILSNAAATIAEGEVLQLTAARNLATDESVYLQVVRGKTAALFSAATQVGGVIADAPDAQVQALYDYGDALGVAFQIVDDLLDYQGDTGATGKNIGDDFRERKLTLPVIKAVAKADDTERAFWVRTIEKGRQENGDLEHALALLNKHAALGATKADALAWAEKAKEALAVLPDHDVKNMLSDIADYVVSRIS, encoded by the coding sequence ATGAACGTTGATACAATTGCAAAACCACACGAACGGCTGGCCGCATATCTGACCAAAGACATGGCCGCGGTCAGCACGCTTATCCGCGAACGGATGGCTTCAAAACACGCACCGCGCATCCCCGAGGTTACTGCCCATTTGGTAGAGGCAGGCGGCAAGCGTCTGCGCCCGATGCTGACGCTGGCGGCGGCACGGATGTGTGGCTATGACGGCCCCTATCACGTGCATCTGGCGGCCACGGTTGAGTTTATTCACACGGCAACCCTGTTGCATGATGATGTGGTCGATGAAAGCGAACAGCGGCGTGGGCGTCCCACGGCAAACCTGTTGTGGGACAATCAATCCTCCGTGCTGGTGGGCGATTACCTGTTTGCACGCTCCTTTCAGTTGATGACCGAACCCGGTTCCATGCAGGTGATGCAGATCCTGTCAAACGCCGCCGCCACCATCGCCGAGGGTGAGGTTCTGCAACTGACCGCGGCACGCAATTTGGCCACAGATGAAAGCGTTTATCTGCAAGTGGTGCGCGGCAAGACCGCAGCGCTGTTTTCTGCGGCGACACAGGTTGGCGGCGTGATTGCCGATGCGCCGGACGCACAGGTGCAGGCGCTGTATGACTATGGCGATGCTTTGGGTGTGGCCTTTCAGATCGTGGATGATCTGCTGGATTATCAGGGTGACACCGGCGCGACAGGCAAGAACATTGGGGACGACTTCCGCGAGCGCAAGCTGACCCTGCCGGTGATCAAAGCTGTTGCCAAAGCTGATGATACGGAACGCGCGTTTTGGGTACGCACCATTGAAAAGGGCCGTCAGGAAAACGGTGACCTGGAACATGCGCTGGCCTTACTGAACAAACACGCTGCCCTAGGCGCAACCAAGGCGGATGCGCTGGCATGGGCCGAGAAAGCCAAGGAAGCTCTTGCCGTTCTGCCGGATCACGACGTTAAAAACATGCTGTCAGACATTGCGGATTACGTAGTCAGCCGGATCAGCTAG